Within the Flavobacterium sp. 9R genome, the region ATGGCCCAAGTGTTTTCGATTTCTCCGTTTTCATTTGGTAACGGATTGGTTGTTTCTTCTACCACGTGAGCTAGTTGGAAAACAACACTTAGGATAAGTCCTGCAGTATAATGCATTACAAAAAAGCCAATCAAAACTTTCCACCAAGTGATACCAATAACTATTGGTAAAACAATCCAAATTGATACATAAATCATTTTTGTGATGATTAAAGTTGTCCAAAGGATTTTTGGGCTTTTAGGTTCACCATACGATAATTTACGTTTCAAATAACTTTTCATTTGTTTGAAATCGGTAGTGATGGCCCAATTGAAGGTCAATAAACCGTACAAAAAGATAGAGTAGTAGTGTTGAAAACGGTGGAATTTTTGCCATTTGGCTTCTTTCGTAAAACGAATAATTCTTCCCGCGTCTAAGTCTTCATCGTGACCAGGGATATTCGTGTAAGTGTGGTGTAAAACATTGTGTTGCACTTGCCAGTTGTATACATTTCCGGCTAGGATGTAAATAGAACCTCCCATAAATTTGTTGACCCAACTTTTTGTGGAATACGAACCGTGATTTCCATCGTGCATTACGTTCATTCCTACTCCAGCCATTCCAATTCCGATAACGATTGTGAGCAATAAATAAGCCCAAAACGGAAGGTCAAGCGTTAGAATAATAAAATAAGGAGCTAAAAAAACAGTAAATAAGATGATTGTTTTTAAATGCAATTTCCAGTTTCCTGTTTTTTGTATGTTGTTTTCTTTAAAGTAACTGTTAACCCGTGAGTTAAGTGTTCTAAAAAATTTTAAATTGTCTTGCTTTGAAAAAGTAGGTGCAGTAGTATTCATAGGAATTTTTAAATAATTGCAAATGTAACTATTATAAATTTTCGAATATACATTATTGAGTTAAAAATTTCCGCTGTAAAATAAGTACTTTTGTTAAAAATTTAATGCCATGGATGAAATTCTAAAGTATTTTCCTAATCTAACGGATGTGCAGAAAGAGCAGTTTGCAAAGTTGGATTTTTTATACCACGATTGGAATGAAAAAATAAATGTTATTTCGAGAAAAGATATTGATGCTTTGTACACTAAACACGTTTTGCATTCGCTAGGAATTGCCAAAATAAATAAATTCGAACCTGGAACTTATGTTTTGGATGTGGGTACTGGCGGTGGTTTCCCTGGAATACCTTTGGCGATTTTGTTTCCCGAAACGCGTTTTTATTTGATTGATGTAATCGCCAAAAAAATAAAAGTGGTCAAAGCGGTTGCGGAAGCTTTAGAATTAAAAAACGTAAAAGCAGAGCAAATTCGTGCTGAAAATGTAAAAGGCGATTTTGATTTTATTGTTAGTCGTGCGGTCACTAATATGCCAGACTTTGTTTCTTGGGTGAAAACTAAAATCAAAAAGCAACACAAACACGAATTGAAAAATGGTATTTTGTATTTAAAAGGAGGCGATTTGACCGAAGAGTTAAAGGATTTTCCGAAGGCTACAGAATATAATTTGTCCGACATTTTTGAAGACGAATTTTTCGAAACCAAAAAAGTGGTGCACTTGCCGTTGAAGTTTGTAGTGTAGCTTCTATTGCTCACAAAAACACACCCATTTATCCTTTTAACCCCGATGGTAGCGGCATCCTTGCTTGACGGGGTTCGGCAAGCAAGATATACGGACAGCGGGACTTTGCTGGCTAAAATGCCTTTTGATGCTGTTGCTAAAAGATAGAAATAAATATGCCCCAACAAAGAGCCTAGTTTTTTGTTGGGGTTTCTTTTTATAGCATTTTTGTAACTTTTGAATTATTATAATGTCTTATTCATTTATGGATTCTAAAACTTAACTAAAATGAGAAAAATTTCTAGACGTACTTTTATCCACAATTTTGGTGTTGGAGTTGGGGCAACCTCGGTAATGGCATCGCTTCCATCATTTATAGCCTTACCAGAAAATCCGAGTGAAACCTATGATGGGGTAAAATTAAATATTGCTCTTTGCGGTTTAGGTCGTTATGCAGATTACTTAGCT harbors:
- the rsmG gene encoding 16S rRNA (guanine(527)-N(7))-methyltransferase RsmG, whose amino-acid sequence is MDEILKYFPNLTDVQKEQFAKLDFLYHDWNEKINVISRKDIDALYTKHVLHSLGIAKINKFEPGTYVLDVGTGGGFPGIPLAILFPETRFYLIDVIAKKIKVVKAVAEALELKNVKAEQIRAENVKGDFDFIVSRAVTNMPDFVSWVKTKIKKQHKHELKNGILYLKGGDLTEELKDFPKATEYNLSDIFEDEFFETKKVVHLPLKFVV
- a CDS encoding acyl-CoA desaturase, which produces MNTTAPTFSKQDNLKFFRTLNSRVNSYFKENNIQKTGNWKLHLKTIILFTVFLAPYFIILTLDLPFWAYLLLTIVIGIGMAGVGMNVMHDGNHGSYSTKSWVNKFMGGSIYILAGNVYNWQVQHNVLHHTYTNIPGHDEDLDAGRIIRFTKEAKWQKFHRFQHYYSIFLYGLLTFNWAITTDFKQMKSYLKRKLSYGEPKSPKILWTTLIITKMIYVSIWIVLPIVIGITWWKVLIGFFVMHYTAGLILSVVFQLAHVVEETTNPLPNENGEIENTWAIHQLFTTTNFAPKNAIVNWYTGGLNHQIEHHIFPNISHIHYGKIAKIVKETAQECNLPYYEYKTMRSAVIAHFKHLKELGMKPELA